CTTCACCTCCAAAAAGTCCTCTGCCTAATTTCTTAGAAAACTCAACACCTATAGAAACTCCTTTTGCTGCGCATAAAAAAGCATCTTTCTGACAGATAAATCTTCCGCCGTTTTTAGTTAAATCAATGGGAATAATCTTACCTGGATATGGCGAGGCAAAGCACACTTTTTTCTTTCCGACTAATTCATTATAGAATACAGTCATAAACATACTCTCACCGGTAAGTAATCGCTTACCTGCGCCAAATATTTTATTTAATAAACCGGTATCATTTTTAGATCCATCTCCAAAAATGGTTTCCATTTTAATACCGTCTTCCATCATCATAAAAGTACCGGCTTCAGCAATAACGCCCTCTTGCGGATCTAATTCGATCTCGACATATTGCATTTCTTCTCCAAAAATTTGGTAATCTATTTCGTGTGCAGTCATCGTAAAATTTCGTTTTTGATTTGATTGATTTTATTAATAAGTACGATACTCAAACGAAAAGTTACAGAAATATTTCAGTCTATTTAGATTTTTTTAATCAAGGACTCTCCTAATTTCTGAAAATGAAGAGTTTCAATATTAACCTTTACTTTTAACTTTAACTGTCCATTGAAAATCGAATGTACTAACGGCTATTCCTTCCTTATTTGTACCTACACTTTGCATCCAAAATGTTTGTCCCTCACCGGTCGCAATTGTTTTTTGAATTGCTTCTTCAATTTTATGACCGTCATTACACGCAAAAGTGATTTTACCAGTAGCCTTTTTTGTAAATGAAGCTTTGTTATTAGCCACCAGCATAGAAATTTTATACCCGCTTTCCTTTATTTGATCTATAACCATAGCTCCTGTACTTAACTCTGCAGCCATACCCTGCACTGCCCAAAACATAGAATTAAATGGATTCTGATTAATCCATCTATGGGTTACTGTAGTAATTGCTGTCTTTGATGATATTGATTTTATACGCACACCACACAACCAAGCAGACGGCAGTTTAAATAGTATAAAGGTGTTGAATTTACGCGGTGTTACAGACATAACTAAAGAATTAATTTTTTCAAAAATAGACTTAACATTCCACTTTCCTAAATTTCTTTTTTGTTAATATAATGTTAAATTTAAGTACTATGTAATACAAAATACCTGCCTTTATATATATATTTGCATAAGAAAATAATAAGCAATGGAAACTAGTATTACAAATTATCAAAAAAACGTAGCTACATTTATTCACCTATCTGTATTTGCGCAATTTATATTTCCGTTAGGAAATTTTATAGCACCCTTATTAATATGGGCAGCTTTAAAGAAAGAATCTGTATATGTTGATAATCATGGGAGGCGCGCCCTAAACTTTCAAATGAGTACAACTCTTTATGCTATTGCTATTATACTTATTGCGATACCATTTATAATATGGCAGGCAATCAATGCCTCAGATCAATTTGACACTATTTATCTACAATCATTTGAGAGTTTTACAATTCCAGGTGACGCTCTAGGTTTAATTGTTACAGGGCTAATTTTTGGGATATTATTACTGGCACTTTGTATGTTGTCGCTCTTTTCAGTCATATCTGCCGCAGTAAGTGCCAGTAATGGAGAACCATATAAATATCCTTTGAGTATAAACTTTTTAAAACCGCTTAGTGCTTCTAACCAGAAAGCACCTTTAGACTCATCACCTAAAGCTTAAGCAAAATCATTGCACCCTTGCGGTGAGTCAAAAAACGAACAGTTATTAATCGCTTAACACTAAGAATCTATGAAGATTGAAAACACAAAAGCGCAAATGCGTAAAGGTGTTTTGGAGTATTGCATCTTATCAATATTAAAGGATGAAGATGCCTATGTTGCCGAAATATTAGACACGCTAAAAGACGCTAAGTTACTGGTGGTTGAAGGTACAATTTACCCACTACTTACCAGACTTAAAAATGCCGGTTTATTAAACTATCGCTGGGAAGAATCTACTAGCGGGCCGCCTCGTAAGTATTACGGGCTCACAGATACCGGAAAGCTCTTCTTAAATGAACTATCATCAACCTGGGACGACCTTCAAAAAGCCGTTCAACTGGTAACCAATCATAAAGCTAAAAACAATGAATAAAACAGTTAATATTAATCTAGCAGGCCTATTTTTTCACATAGATGAGAATGCTTATGCAAAATTACAACGCTATCTCGACGCGATAAAAAGGTCATTTACAGACGCTCAAGGTCGTGATGAAATTATTCAGGATATTGAAGCTCGAATTGGTGAACTTTTTAATGAACGCGTAAAAAATGAACGTCAGGTAATAGGTCTTACCGAAGTTGACGAAGTCATTAAAATAATGGGGCAACCCGAAGATTACCGTCTTGACGAAGATCTTTTTGAAGATGAGGGTGCTCCTGTCTACACTGCAAATAGTTCTAAAAAATTATACCGAGATACAGATACTTCCTATCTAGGTGGGGTTTGTGCTGGTCTGGGTCATTACTTTCAGATTGATGCAGTATGGATACGTCTAGCACTCGTTTTATTAACAATATTCTCCTGGGGTGGTTTTATTCTAATTTATATAGCTTTCTGGATATTTGTTCCGGTAGCACTTACGACTTCAGAAAAACTTGAAATGCGGGGAAAGGCCGTAAACATAGACAATATACAGCGTAAAGTAAAAGAGGGTTTTGACACTGTTGCAGATTCTGTAAAAAATGTTGACTATGTTAAGTATGGTAATCAAGCCCGGAAAGGAGCAGATTCTTTAGCAACTAGTCTGGGTGCGTTAGTTATGTTTATCCTCAAAGTTTTTGTAAAATTCATAGGTATTTTACTCATAATAATTGGCGGTTCTACACTAATCGCTTTATTTGTAGCCTTAGTATCTGCCGGGACATTAGATGTATTTGGACAACAAGGAAGAATTCTAGGTTATGCCGAGATGGTTAATACATCAGGAGCTCCTATCTGGTTAATTACACTACTTACCTTTTTGGCGATAGGTATACCCTTCTTTATGTTATTTTATCTGGGATTACGCATCTTGGTTAATACACTAAAGAGGTTAAGCCTTACGGCAAAACTATCACTACTGGGCTTGTGGTTAATCTCATTAATTGCCATTGCGGTATTAGGAGTACGACAAGGTATGGCTACTGCTGTTGATGGAGAAGTTTTAATTACTGAAGTTATCGCAGCTAATCCTACAGACACTTTAAAAGTAAAAATGGTGACACAAAACCAGTATGGGGCAGACAAATACCACAATACTAGCTGGAAGATACGTACAGATGAAAACGGAAAGAAAGTTATCTATAATCGAGATGTAAATCTAAGTATTCAAAAAAGCGATTCGCCCGAAGCTAAACTTATCATCAAAAAGAATGCTCAGGGAAGCTCTTATGAAGAAGCCGAAGCACGCGCCGGCACTATTTATTATAACTTTAAATACGAAAATGGCACACTCCTGCTAGATAACTTTTTTGTAACCGAATTAGCAAGTAAATTTAGAGATCAGGAAATAAACTTAATCATCGCAATTCCAGAAGGAATGACCTTACTAACCGATGAAAATATATCTTCTTATCACAGAAGTAGATATTCAGATTTACTCGATCACGATCATATAGGTTATCATACAATTATGCGATCTAATACTCTTATGTGCACAGATTGCCCTTTAGAAGAATTTACAGAAACAAATGACTGGGAATATTCTGAATCAACAACAGATAGTACTTCTACAGATGGCATCTATGAATATAAAGCTAAAGTAACCCCTAAAAAAGATGGCGTTATGGTTAAACAAACAGGTATTAAAGACAGTGTTTATACTAGACAAGATTCTATAAATTAAAAAATTACGCATCAATCAAAATCAAATATTATGACCACACTAATCAAATTAATTATAGGTTCACTTATCGCCTTAGTAATGACCTCGTGTAATTTCAATTTTGAAATGGGGCAAGTTAACGGTACTGGTAATGTTGTAACAAAAGACCTAAACCTAAGCCAGGAATTTTCTAAAATTCACAGTAGTAACGGCTGGGACGTAGTTTTAGAAAAAGGTACTACACCGTCTGTTGTAGCAGAGATGGACGAAAATCTGTTAGAATACTTAGACGTACATTTTGAAGGTAACACACTACGCATAGAAACTACAGACAATTCAAACATAGGAAACGCGACATCACGTAAGATTCACGTGACTTACACGCAACCCATTGAAGAGATTAAAGCAAGTAGCGCATCAAATATTACAGCTACCGAAGCTTTAACAGGAGATCGTATTAGTTTTGATCTGTCAAGTGCAGCAACGGTAAAGCTACCTATAGAAATTCGTGAGATTGTAGCAGAAGCAAGTAGCGCCGCTACTTTAGATCTTGAGGGTGAAGCACAAACAGTTCGTTTTGATGCAAGTTCTGCCGCTACGATTAATGCAAAGGATCTAAAATCTGAATTTTGTGATGCTGAAGCTTCAAGCGCGGGAAGTATTCGAGTTTATGCTTCTAAAGAAATTGCCTCTAAAGCTTCAAGCGCCGGGGATATTGATTACTGGGGATCTCCTAAAAAAGTAGCGGTAATTGAAAGTTCTGGCGGAAACATTAGCAAACAATAAAATCATCATTCATCAATCAATCATAAAAGCCACAGAATATGTGGCTTTTATTATATTTGGTCTTTTCTAAAAACAAAAGATTGACCTTCTTAAAACTTATTAGATATAAAAATCTGCTGTTGATTATATTAACACAGGTTCTGGTTCATTACGGGTTTTTAAAGGCACTACATTTACCTGTGCTTCTAACCCATTTCAACTTTGCATTATTAGTAATTGCAACGGTGTGTATTGCTGCTGCCGGTTATATAATTAATGACTTAAATGACGTTGAAAGTGATTTAATTAACAAACCCTCAAAAACCTATATCCCCCACTATTTTTCAGAAAACTTTGCATTTAATAGTTATCTCGTTTTTAACATTGGTGGAGTAGGTTTAGGCTTTTTGTTATGTAACCGTCTGGGACTATCTAATTTTACGACCGTTTTTGTGCTTATTTCAGCATTGCTGTATGTTTATGCAAACTTTTTAAAAAGAGTAATTCTCATCGGAAACCTAGTAGTTAGTCTCGTGGTAGCTTCAGCTATTTTTATACTTTTAATATTTGATATTTTACCTTTTTTAAACAGTTTTCAAAAAGAATTACTTACTCCATTTTCAGTCGTACGTGATTATGGGATTTTTGCCTTATTGCTTAATTTTCTAAGAGAACTCGTTAAAGATATTGAAGATGCAAATGGCGATTATGCAGTGGGTATAAAATCACTGCCTATTCTTTTAGGTCTGGAGCGCACAGCAAAGATAGCTGGTTACATAAGCGTTGTTTACATTTTTACAATATTAGGCTATATCTATTTGTATGTGCAAACCAATGTTTGGTTATCGCTGTATTTAGTAGCCGCGGTGATTGTTCCGTTAGTTTTATTTTGTATAAAAGCCCGCTATGCAGAAAAACAAAAGCACTATGCATACCTATCAAAACTATTAAAGTTTATTATGCTAACAGGTATTTTATCTCTGGGGGTTTTGACTTTGACACTTAAGTATTAAAGCTTAAAATATTTAGAACAAATCTGTATAACTTATGCTTCCTAACCTGCTGAAAAATAATAAAATCATTCTAGCATCCCAATCGCCAAGACGTCAGGAACTACTAAGCGCTCTTGAAGTCGATTTTGAAGTACGTCTAAAACCGGTTGAAGAAACCTATCCCGACGGAATGCAACCTTTTGAAATCGCTGAATATATTGCACAGAAAAAAGCAGCCGCCTTTCTTGAAGACTTAATAGAAAATGAAATCCTCATTACGGGAGACACACTTGTTTTTAAAGATGATCAAGCTCTGGGTAAACCTAAAGATGCACAGCACGCAACTCAAATGCTTCAGTTATTAAATGGTACAAGTCACCAGGTTATTTCTTCAGTATGTGTGACTACAATTAAACAACAATTAACAACTAATGATATTGCAACAGTACACTTCAGGACGCTTTCAGAAGAAGAAATTGAGCATTATATTAAAATCTACAGACCTTTTGACAAAGCAGGTGCATACGGCATTCAAGAATGGATAGGTCACATTGCATTAGAAAAATTAGAAGGCTCTTATAATACGGTTATGGGATTGCCTACACAGAAATTATACACGCTACTTAAACAAATTTTGGAACACTAGATTCATTCTTTAAAAAAGATAATTTCTATCATTAAATAAAGCTCTTTTCAGGTATTTTAGTTTTGTTAAAGAAACCGTAAAGAAATCTTCTTAGATGCCGTTTTACCTATCTTTGAAACTACCTGTTCTAACATTAAAATACTCAATACATGCGCTTTTTAATCGCTCTACTTTGCTGCGTTACGTTACAAATGCAAGCTCAAAAACCAAAAAAGCCATCCTCTTCAGAAATTTTTGAGCAAATTAAAGGATTAAACTTTTTAGGTACGGCCCTCTATGTTGCTGCACACCCAGATGATGAGAATACTGCAATGATTTCTTATCTCGCTAATACCGTACATGCCCATACAGGATACCTTGCTCTAACTCGAGGTGATGGCGGACAAAACCTAATAGGGCCAGAAATTAGAGAATTACTGGGCGTAATACGTACTCAGGAGTTATTAGCTGCCCGCCGTACAGACGGAGGAGAACAACGTTTTACCCGCGCTAATGATTTTGGTTATTCAAAAAATCCCGAAGAAACCTTAGCCTTTTGGGAACGCGATCAGGTTCTTAGCGATGTGGTATGGGCTATACGTAATTTTAAGCCAGATGTTATTATTAATCGTTTTGATCACAGATCTCCCGGCACCACACACGGTCATCACACCACATCTGCAATGCTAAGTGTACAGGCTTTTGATCTGGTAAATGATGTAAACACTTTTCCAAAACAATTAGAACTTACAGAAACATGGCAACCCAAGCGTCTGTTTTTTAATACCTCTTATTGGTTTTACGGCGGGCAGGAAGCTTTTGATAATGCAGATAAGAGCAACCTCGTCAAAGTTGATGTAGGAAGCTACTACCCTGCTTACGGTTTAAGTAATACCGAAATTTCTGCATTAAGCCGCAGTCAGCATAAATCTCAAGGTTTTGGTAATACAGGTTCTCGTGGAGACCAAATAGAATATCTAGAGCTTTTAAAAGGTGAATACCCACAAAATGGGAATCTTTTTGAAGGAATTGATACCTCCTGGAATCGGGTAGATGGTGGCGCTGACATAGGAGAAATTCTCGAAGCGGTTGAAAAGAATTACGATTTTAAAAATCCGGCAGCGAGTTTACCTCAGCTTTTAGAAGCGTATGAACTGATTAAAAATCTTAAGAATGCACACTGGCGCGATTTAAAAATCACTCAAATTACTGCAATAATTAAGGCCTGCGCAGGTTTGTATTTAGAAGCTGCCAGTTCACAACAAACTGCAGTGGCCAATGAAACTATAAACGTAAATTTTGAAGCCATAAATCGCAGTGAATTTCCTGTAAGAATTGAAAGTATTGTTTTGGAGCCTTCTGGCAAAAAATACGAGGTAGCTGAGCCACTTAGATCGCTAAACTTCAATAAACGTTACAATATGCAGCAAAAACTGAATATAGGTACTGCCGCTATTACAACGGCATATTGGCTAAAAGAAGAAGGATCTGTAGGAATGTATAAGGTTACTGATCAAAAATTAATAGGTCTACCTGAAACTCCTAAAACATTTAAAGCGGTATTCCATTTAAAATTAGGTGATGTAGAAATCCCTATTACTACAGATGTAATCTACAAATACAATGACCGCGTAATTGGTGAAGTTTATGAACCGTTTGAGATTGTCCCCGAAGCTTCGATACTGGTAAAAGACCCTGTAATCATTTTTGCGAATGCAGAACCTAAAACGATTACAACAGAGGTCACCGCTTACAGTTCTAATTTAAAAGGCACCGTATCTTTAAAGGTACCTGACGGCTGGAAGGTAAGCGCAGCGCAGCCTGTAACTATTTCACAAAAAGGAGAAACAAAAAATATTGCTTTTACCGTTACTCCTCCCAAGAATGCGAGTGAAGGCATTTTACAACCTCAACTTGAGTTAAACGGAAAAACACTAAACACTAAAATTACTAAAATCGATTATGAGCATATCCCGTTGCAAACGCTCGTTCTCCCGTCTACTAATAAGCTCGTGCGTCTTGATATTGCTAAAAAAGGAAACTATATAGGCTACATTGCCGGTGCCGGTGACGCCATCCCAGAAAGCCTGGAGCAAATAGGATATCAAGTGGCTCTTCTTGACATTAATGAAGTTACTAAAGCGACTTTACAACAGTTTGATGCTGTAGTTATGGGTATAAGAGCTTATAATGTTTTAGACGAACTCAAATTTAAACAACCCCTGTTGCTAGATTATGTAAATAATGGAGGTACGATGATTGTACAATACAATACAGCCCGTGGTTTTAACTTTCCTAATCTGGGGCCTTTTCCACTTGAGTTGAGTAGCGACCGGGTTACCGATGAGTTTGCAGAAGTAACAATTCTAGATCCTACAGCAGAACTTTTAAATGTTCCGAATAAAATAACAGCAAAAGACTTTGAAGGGTGGGTACAAGAACGTGGTTTATACTTTCCTAAAAATTGGAATGAAGCATACAAACCCATAATTTCTATGCACGACAAAGATGAGGACCCAAATGAAGGTAGCTTGCTTGTGGCAAAATATGGTAAAGGTCATTATATTTATACCGGTCTCAGTTTCTTTAGAGAACTTCCGGCGGGAGTTTCTGGAGCATACAGGCTTTTTACCAATATGCTTTCAATAGGAAAAAACGACCAAAAAATTAAACAATGATGCAACCTAAAAAAGAAGGATGGTCTAAATACTATACGCTGGTACTTATACTCAACGCAGTATATATCATCTTGTTTTTTTTATTAATGAATTATTATACGGCTTAGTATGCAAACTATAGATTGGATTGTTCTGGTTGCTACACTTGCTTTTATTGTAATTTATGGTGTTTACAAAACACGTGGACGTACTAATGTTCAGGATTATATACGCGGTGGAAATGAATCTAAATGGTGGACAGTAGGGTTATCTGTAATGGCAACACAAGCCAGTGCGATTACCTTTTTATCTACTCCGGGCCAGGCTTACAATGATGGTTTAGGTTTTGTTCAATTCTATTTTGGGTTGCCTATCGCAATGATTGTAATTTGTATATTTTTTATTCCTATTTATTATAAACTTAATGTTTATACGGCTTATGAGTATTTAGAAAGCAGATTTGATCAACGCACACGCTCACTTGCTTCCGGCTTATTTTTATTATCTCGCGGACTCGCTGCAGGTATTACCATATTTGCTCCGTCAATTATTTTATCTGCCGTATTAGGATGGGACCTAAATACACTCAATATTATAATTGGTCTACTTGTAGTAGTTTACACAATTTCTGGAGGAACAAAAGCAGTTACCGTCACACAAAAACAACAAATGGGTGTGATTTTCTTAGGTATGTTTGTCGCTTTCTTTCTCATTATAAGCTACCTGCCTCAAGACATCAGTTTTAATAATGCCTTAGAAATTGCAGGAGCAAGTGGTAAACTCGATGTTCTTGATTTCTCATTTGATTTTAATAATCGCTATACCTTCTGGAGTGGTATTCTAGGTGGTACATTTTTAATGCTTTCCTATTTTGGTACAGATCAAAGTCAGGTGCAACGCTATCTAAGCGGAAAATCTATTCGGGAAATGCAATTGGGGATGATTTTTAATGGTCTATTAAAAGTACCTATGCAATTCTTTATTTTGCTTGTAGGGGTTATGGTTTTCGTTTTTTATCAATTTAATCCTACACCTCTAAACTTTAATCCCGCTGCAACAAATGCAGTTGTAGGCACACCTTTTGAAAAAGAATACAATACACTTCAGAATAAATTAAATGAGCTTCGGTCAGATAAATCTGAACTCAGTTATTTAGTTGCAGAAAATGCATCTAAGCAAATCACAGCAGCAAATGGTGAGCAAATTACCACAGCTCTAGCCTTGGCAAATCTTAATAAAGAGGAAAAAACACTACGAGAAAAAGCCCGTATGGTAATTAATCAGGCAGACCAAAATGTAGAAGTTAATGACAAAGATTATGTCTTTATTCATTTTATACTTAATAATTTACCCCGAGGTCTTATAGGACTTCTACTTGCAGTAATTCTATCTGCAGCGATGTCATCTACTGCATCAGAACTTAATGCCCTCGCAGCAACGACCACGGTAGATTTTTACAGACGTAATCTAGATGAAGAAAAAGAAGAATCTCACTTTGTTGATGCTACAAAGTGGTTTACACTCAGTTGGGGAATTCTTGCCATTTTAATAGCCTGTACGGCCAATCTATTTGACAATTTAATACAGTTAGTAAATATAATTGGCTCCATATTTTACGGTACGATTCTAGGTATATTTATGTCGGCCTTCTTTATTAAAAAAATCCAGTCTAAAGCTGTTTTTATCGCTGCGATACTTACTCAACTTATTGTCATCATATTATTCAGTTTAGATAAATTAGAATACATACAATTACCGTATTTATGGCTCAACTTTGTAGGTTGTGCTTTAGTCATTTTAATTGGGCTGACTTTACAAACTACTTTTAAAGACAGTCCTAAAACAGAGCTATTAGAATAATGAAAACAATTCGTTGGGGAATATTAGGACTAGGCAAAATTGCAAATAGTTTTGCAACAGATATGCAACACGTGAACGACTCTGTTGTTTATGCAGTAGCATCACGATCGCAGGATAAAGCTGATGAATTTGGAGCTAATTACAAAGCGACAAAATGTTATAACAGTTATGAGCAACTTGCAAAAGATCCTGATGTTGATGCGGTTTATATAGCCACACCCCATGTGCGTCATTATGAAGATACGCTGCTTTGTCTTTCTCACGGAAAAGCGGTACTGTGTGAAAAACCCTTTGCTATGAATTTACAGCAGGTTGAAGAAATGATTTCTGTAGCTAGAGCTAACAATGTGTTGTTGATGGAAGCATTGTGGACCCGTATGATGCCGCACTTCAAATTTGTCAAAGAAGAATTAGAGTCCGGGAAGTTTGGAGCGGTAAAAACACTTAATGCTGATTTCTCGTTTAATGCACCTGTTAATTTAGAAGGTAGGTTGTACAATAAAGATCTAGGTGGTGGCTCATTGTTAGATATAGGTATTTACCCCGTTTTCTGTGCTTTGGCATTAATAGGAACTCCTGAAACAATTAACGCCAAAGCAAAAATAGGAAAAACTGAAGTCGACGAAGAAATTGAAATTACCTTTAACTACAATTCAGAAACACAAGCGTTTCTATCTTCAAGTATTTTAAAGGATACACCTACCACGGCTACATTGGTATGTGACAATGGCATTATTTATTTACATAGTAAATTTCACCATACAGACAAGGTTACTACAATTTTAAATGGCGTAAAAGTCGAACACGATTTTAGATATACCGCCAAAGGATATCATTTTGAAATTATGCATTTTGCAGAACTTCTGAGAGCGCACAAAACAGAAAGCCCACTAATGTCTTTTGATTTTAGCAAAACACTCATTAGTACCTTAGATGAGATTAGAGAGTTAATAGGATTACACTACGCATAAAAAAAGCCGTAAATCATCAGATTTACGGCTTATAATTTCTTTAAGATACTTTAATTACATCGCTCCCCACTCTTTTAAAGAGTCGGCATTCATTTTTATGTAATCCCCATTTCCTGCTTCTTTGGCGCCTGCCAGTGATTTTTTAGCCGCTTCTATTGCTGCCTTTTTATCACCTGCTTTAGCTAAAATTAAAGACTGCTGACGTAATTCCCAGAAACGTGGCGTTTCTTTCATACTCATTGCCTTATTCATCCAGGTTTTTGCTTTCTCAATATCTTTTCCGCTATTTAAGTAATACACTGCTGCATTAAAATAATCTCCGGCAGCCGGTCCTGATAATGCCTGGTCAATACTTGTCATTACTTCCTGATCTGTCATAACATTAAATTTTACAGGTACTACTGTATCTTCCCAGATGATATTCATCACTGCGCTATCTGCCATTACATCATCTATTAAAATTGTAAATGTTTCCATAGAAATAGGCATTTCTACAGGCTCAACCATTGTGCGTAATGCAATTTTACTATCCTCAAATTCTGTAATTAAGGGATTTGAATCATCTGTATAAAATATAACCTCCCACATATCTGCTCCCGGAATCGTATAAATACTATAAGTTCCTTTAGCAAGTTCTTTATCTGCTATCATTACAGGCTTATCAATTGTAAATTTTGTTGTCGCATTTGCACCTGTTCTCCAGATTTTTCCGAAAGGGACTAGATTCCCAAAAACTTCACGACCGCGCATATTAGGACGCGAGTAATCTAAGGTCACGGTTGTAAGACCTACCACCTGCTCCATTTCTGCATGTGCACTAGCAGAAGGAGTTTGTATTTGAGCTTGAGTAGAAAGACCCAAAGCAATAAAACATACGAGCATTATTTTTTTCATCTGATAAAAATTTTTAAGTATTATAATTCTGTTAATCAATGTTTTGTCTTATTAAGACAAGTATTACAATATAATTTATACTACCGTCTTATATGTTAACAAATTACTAATTAAAGCCGAAAAATTCAATACTAGAAAAAACTATCATTTCAATGAAACATT
The sequence above is a segment of the Leeuwenhoekiella sp. MAR_2009_132 genome. Coding sequences within it:
- a CDS encoding head GIN domain-containing protein, with amino-acid sequence MTTLIKLIIGSLIALVMTSCNFNFEMGQVNGTGNVVTKDLNLSQEFSKIHSSNGWDVVLEKGTTPSVVAEMDENLLEYLDVHFEGNTLRIETTDNSNIGNATSRKIHVTYTQPIEEIKASSASNITATEALTGDRISFDLSSAATVKLPIEIREIVAEASSAATLDLEGEAQTVRFDASSAATINAKDLKSEFCDAEASSAGSIRVYASKEIASKASSAGDIDYWGSPKKVAVIESSGGNISKQ
- a CDS encoding PadR family transcriptional regulator; translated protein: MKIENTKAQMRKGVLEYCILSILKDEDAYVAEILDTLKDAKLLVVEGTIYPLLTRLKNAGLLNYRWEESTSGPPRKYYGLTDTGKLFLNELSSTWDDLQKAVQLVTNHKAKNNE
- a CDS encoding Maf family nucleotide pyrophosphatase — encoded protein: MLPNLLKNNKIILASQSPRRQELLSALEVDFEVRLKPVEETYPDGMQPFEIAEYIAQKKAAAFLEDLIENEILITGDTLVFKDDQALGKPKDAQHATQMLQLLNGTSHQVISSVCVTTIKQQLTTNDIATVHFRTLSEEEIEHYIKIYRPFDKAGAYGIQEWIGHIALEKLEGSYNTVMGLPTQKLYTLLKQILEH
- a CDS encoding PspC domain-containing protein, which codes for MNKTVNINLAGLFFHIDENAYAKLQRYLDAIKRSFTDAQGRDEIIQDIEARIGELFNERVKNERQVIGLTEVDEVIKIMGQPEDYRLDEDLFEDEGAPVYTANSSKKLYRDTDTSYLGGVCAGLGHYFQIDAVWIRLALVLLTIFSWGGFILIYIAFWIFVPVALTTSEKLEMRGKAVNIDNIQRKVKEGFDTVADSVKNVDYVKYGNQARKGADSLATSLGALVMFILKVFVKFIGILLIIIGGSTLIALFVALVSAGTLDVFGQQGRILGYAEMVNTSGAPIWLITLLTFLAIGIPFFMLFYLGLRILVNTLKRLSLTAKLSLLGLWLISLIAIAVLGVRQGMATAVDGEVLITEVIAANPTDTLKVKMVTQNQYGADKYHNTSWKIRTDENGKKVIYNRDVNLSIQKSDSPEAKLIIKKNAQGSSYEEAEARAGTIYYNFKYENGTLLLDNFFVTELASKFRDQEINLIIAIPEGMTLLTDENISSYHRSRYSDLLDHDHIGYHTIMRSNTLMCTDCPLEEFTETNDWEYSESTTDSTSTDGIYEYKAKVTPKKDGVMVKQTGIKDSVYTRQDSIN
- a CDS encoding DUF4870 domain-containing protein, which codes for METSITNYQKNVATFIHLSVFAQFIFPLGNFIAPLLIWAALKKESVYVDNHGRRALNFQMSTTLYAIAIILIAIPFIIWQAINASDQFDTIYLQSFESFTIPGDALGLIVTGLIFGILLLALCMLSLFSVISAAVSASNGEPYKYPLSINFLKPLSASNQKAPLDSSPKA
- a CDS encoding DUF4442 domain-containing protein; translation: MSVTPRKFNTFILFKLPSAWLCGVRIKSISSKTAITTVTHRWINQNPFNSMFWAVQGMAAELSTGAMVIDQIKESGYKISMLVANNKASFTKKATGKITFACNDGHKIEEAIQKTIATGEGQTFWMQSVGTNKEGIAVSTFDFQWTVKVKSKG
- a CDS encoding TIGR00266 family protein, with translation MTAHEIDYQIFGEEMQYVEIELDPQEGVIAEAGTFMMMEDGIKMETIFGDGSKNDTGLLNKIFGAGKRLLTGESMFMTVFYNELVGKKKVCFASPYPGKIIPIDLTKNGGRFICQKDAFLCAAKGVSIGVEFSKKLGRGLFGGEGFIMQRLDGDGMAFVHAGGTTFKKELHPGEKLKVDTGCIIGFDHTVNYDIEFVGGIKNTLFGGEGVFFATLTGPGTVYIQSLPFSRLAKRVLASAPQMGGKDKGEGSLLGGLGDLLDGDNRF
- a CDS encoding geranylgeranylglycerol-phosphate geranylgeranyltransferase, which translates into the protein MWLLLYLVFSKNKRLTFLKLIRYKNLLLIILTQVLVHYGFLKALHLPVLLTHFNFALLVIATVCIAAAGYIINDLNDVESDLINKPSKTYIPHYFSENFAFNSYLVFNIGGVGLGFLLCNRLGLSNFTTVFVLISALLYVYANFLKRVILIGNLVVSLVVASAIFILLIFDILPFLNSFQKELLTPFSVVRDYGIFALLLNFLRELVKDIEDANGDYAVGIKSLPILLGLERTAKIAGYISVVYIFTILGYIYLYVQTNVWLSLYLVAAVIVPLVLFCIKARYAEKQKHYAYLSKLLKFIMLTGILSLGVLTLTLKY